From Elephas maximus indicus isolate mEleMax1 chromosome 25, mEleMax1 primary haplotype, whole genome shotgun sequence, the proteins below share one genomic window:
- the STAU1 gene encoding double-stranded RNA-binding protein Staufen homolog 1 isoform X5 translates to MKLGKKPMYKPVDPYSRMPSTYNYNMRGGAYPPRYFYPFPVPPLLYQVELSVGGQQFNGKGRTRQAAKHDAAAKALRILQNEPLPERLEVNGRESEEENLNKSEISQVFEIALKRNLPVNFESFPLKQVARESGPPHMKSFVTKVSVGEFIGEGEGKSKKISKKNAAIAVLEELKKLPPLPTVERVKPRIKKKTKSIVKLHTGPEYGQGMNPISRLAQIQQAKKEKEPEYTLLTERGLPRRREFVMQVKVGNHTAEGAGTNKKVAKRNAAENMLEILGFKVPQSQPTKPALKSEEKTPVKKPGDGRKVTFFEPGCTDENGSSNKEDEFRMPYLSHQQLPAGILPMVPEVAQAVGVSQGHHTKDLTRAAPNPAKATVTAMIARELLYGGTSPTAETILKKNISSGHAPHGPLTRPSEQLDYLSRVQGFQVEYKDFPKNNKNEFVSLINCSSQPPLISHGIGKDVESCHDMAALNILKLLSELDQQGTEMPRTGNGPLSVCGRC, encoded by the exons ATGAAACTTGGGAAAAAGCCAATGTACAAGCCTGTTGACCCTTACTCTCGGATGCCGTCCACCTACAACTACAACATGAGAGGAGGTGCTTATCCCccgag GTACTTTTACCCATTTCCAGTTCCACCTTTACTTTATCAAGTTGAACTGTCTGTGGGAGGACAGCAATTTAATGGAAAAGGAAGGACGAGACAGGCTGCGAAACACGATGCTGCTGCTAAAGCATTGAGAATTCTGCAGAACGAGCCCCTTCCTGAGAGGCTGGAG GTGAATGGAAGAGAATCAGAAGAAGAGAATCTCAATAAATCTGAAATAAGTCAAGTGTTTGAGATTGCACTTAAACGGAACTTGCCTGTGAATTTTGAG TCTTTCCCTCTGAAACAGGTTGCCCGAGAGAGTGGTCCACCCCACATGAAGAGTTTTGTGACCAAGGTGTCAGTCGGAGAGTTCATAGGGGAAGGTGAAGGGAAGagcaagaagatttcaaagaaaaatGCTGCTATAGCCGTTCTCGAGGAGCTGAAGAAGTTACCTCCCCTCCCTACAGTTGAGCGAGTCAAGCCcagaatcaaaaagaaaacaaaatccatagTCAAA CTCCACACAGGCCCAGAATATGGCCAGGGGATGAATCCAATTAGCAGACTGGCCCAGATCCAGCAGGCGAAAAAGGAAAAGGAGCCAGAGTACACGCTCCTCACCGAGCGAGGCCTGCCGCGCCGCAGGGAGTTTGTGATGCAG GTGAAGGTTGGAAACCATACTGCCGAAGGAGCAGGCACCAATAAGAAGGTGGCCAAACGCAACGCAGCCGAGAACATGCTGGAGATCCTTGGTTTCAAAGTCCCACAGTCCCAGCCCACCAAACCGGCACTCAAGTCAGAGGAGAAG acacCAGTAAAGAAACCAGGGGATGGAAGAAAAGTAACCTTTTTTGAACCTGGCTGCACGGATGAAAATGGAAGTA GTAATAAGGAAGATGAGTTTAGGATGCCTTATCTTAGTCACCAGCAGCTGCCTGCTGGAATTCTTCCCATGGTGCCCGAGGTTGCCCAAGCTGTTGGTGTCAGTCAAGGACATCACACCAAAGATCTCACCCGGGCGGCTCCAAATCCTGCTAAGGCCACGGTGACTGCCATGATAGCCCGTGAGTTGTTGTACGGTGGCACCTCACCCACAGCCGAAACCATTTTAAAGAAGAACATCTCTTCAGGCCACGCACCCCATGGACCTCTCACAAGACCCTCTGAGCAGTTGGACTATCTTTCCAGAGTTCAGGGATTCCAG GTTGAATACAAAGACTTTCCCAAAAACAACAAGAATGAATTTGTATCTCTAATCAATTGCTCCTCTCAGCCGCCTCTGATCAGCCACGGCATTGGAAAGGATGTGGAGTCCTGCCATGATATG GCTGCGCTGAACATACTAAAGTTGCTGTCTGAGTTGGACCAACAAGGTACAGAGATGCCCAGAACAGGAAACGGACCATTGTCTGT GTGTGGGAGGTGCTGA